A window of Dickeya zeae NCPPB 2538 contains these coding sequences:
- a CDS encoding respiratory chain complex I subunit 1 family protein → MTHGSLIFPLLCALLQAVLLMAVAPLLSGLSRVLRAKMHSRQGPGLLQDYRDIVKLLRRQEVAPQHSGGVFRLMPFILLGTMLLVAMTLPAMTDASPFGAAGDVITLLYLFAVFRFFFSLSGLDSGSTFAGIGASRELTLGILVEPILMLALLVVALVAGSTNIGNISIKLASGHWVSPTATVLALLACAFATFIEMGKIPFDVAEAEQELQEGPLTEYAGAGLALVKWGISLKQVVVATLFLSIFVPFGKAETLSVACLLWGALALFIKLVVVFVIAAAIENSLARGRFLLTGRVTWLGFGVAALAFVFYLTGL, encoded by the coding sequence ATGACTCACGGTTCACTCATATTTCCGCTGCTGTGCGCGCTGTTGCAAGCCGTACTGCTGATGGCGGTGGCACCGCTGCTGTCCGGTCTGTCGCGTGTGCTGCGCGCCAAAATGCACTCACGACAGGGGCCAGGGCTGCTGCAGGATTATCGTGACATCGTCAAACTGCTGCGACGCCAGGAAGTGGCACCTCAGCACAGCGGTGGCGTCTTTCGCCTAATGCCATTCATCCTGCTCGGCACCATGCTGCTGGTGGCAATGACGTTGCCAGCGATGACCGACGCGTCGCCGTTCGGCGCAGCGGGGGATGTCATCACCCTGCTGTACCTGTTTGCGGTATTTCGCTTTTTCTTTTCACTGTCTGGTCTCGACTCCGGCAGCACCTTCGCCGGTATCGGTGCCAGCCGCGAGCTGACGCTCGGTATTCTGGTAGAGCCGATTCTGATGCTCGCGCTGCTGGTGGTAGCACTGGTGGCCGGTTCCACCAATATCGGCAACATCAGCATCAAACTGGCGAGCGGTCACTGGGTCTCCCCTACCGCTACCGTGCTGGCTTTATTGGCCTGTGCGTTCGCCACCTTCATTGAAATGGGCAAAATCCCGTTCGATGTCGCGGAAGCCGAACAGGAACTACAGGAAGGGCCGCTGACCGAATACGCCGGTGCCGGGCTGGCGCTGGTGAAATGGGGCATCAGCCTCAAACAAGTGGTGGTCGCTACGCTGTTTCTGTCGATTTTCGTGCCGTTCGGCAAAGCAGAGACGTTGTCTGTCGCCTGCCTGCTGTGGGGTGCGCTGGCGCTGTTCATCAAGCTGGTGGTGGTGTTTGTCATCGCTGCGGCTATCGAAAACAGCCTGGCGCGCGGGCGCTTCCTGCTGACCGGCCGAGTTACCTGGCTCGGATTCGGTGTCGCGGCGCTGGCGTTCGTTTTCTACCTGACTGGATTATAA
- a CDS encoding hydrogenase 4 subunit D, translating into MENIALATLLLPFLGALLIAFAPQRLAKGLCTLFALLATLGMALLAWRYFDGGKTDLVVPLYRYGQADLFGFVFDRISLLIGFAVVSLGFLVSLYSCGYLTLGNREHPHDGSNRYYAFLLVFIGAMAGLTLSSTILGQLLFFEITGGCSWALIGYYQKPKSLRSALKALLVTHVASVGLYLAAAWLFATTGTFALSAIAQLDDSSKIIVFSGILFAAWGKSAQLPLHVWLPDAMEAPTPVSAYLHAASMVKVGVYIFARAILSAVEVPHVIGVVGVIMATITLVYGFLMYLPQKDMKRLLAYSTITQLAYIFLALSLSIFGSRMAFDAGMAYIFNHAYAKSLFFLVAGALSYSCGTRMLPQLRGMMARLPLLGIGFCVAALAITGVPPFNGFFSKFPLFAAGFALSNDIWWLLPLMIVVLVESVASFAWFLYWFGRTVPGEPSEEVASATPVPMSMNLVLLVLIVMSLCSSVIAALWLK; encoded by the coding sequence ATGGAGAATATTGCTCTTGCCACCCTACTGCTGCCGTTTCTCGGCGCGCTGCTGATAGCGTTTGCACCGCAGCGCCTGGCCAAAGGGTTATGTACGCTGTTCGCCCTGCTGGCGACGCTCGGTATGGCGCTGCTGGCCTGGCGCTATTTCGATGGCGGAAAAACCGATTTGGTCGTGCCGCTTTATCGTTACGGTCAGGCAGATTTATTCGGTTTCGTGTTCGACCGCATCAGCCTGTTGATAGGCTTTGCGGTGGTCTCCCTCGGTTTCCTGGTGAGCCTCTATTCCTGTGGCTACCTGACGCTGGGCAACCGCGAACACCCGCACGATGGCAGCAATCGCTACTACGCGTTTTTGCTGGTATTCATCGGTGCGATGGCCGGGTTAACACTGTCATCCACCATCCTTGGTCAACTGCTGTTCTTTGAAATTACCGGCGGTTGTTCCTGGGCGTTGATCGGCTACTACCAGAAACCGAAGTCACTGCGTTCCGCGCTCAAAGCGCTGCTGGTGACCCACGTCGCTTCTGTGGGCTTGTATCTGGCTGCGGCCTGGCTGTTCGCCACCACCGGTACCTTCGCGCTCAGTGCCATCGCGCAACTGGACGACAGCAGCAAAATCATAGTCTTCAGCGGCATTCTGTTCGCCGCCTGGGGTAAATCAGCCCAGTTGCCACTGCATGTCTGGTTGCCGGATGCGATGGAAGCGCCGACACCGGTGAGTGCGTATCTACACGCCGCCTCAATGGTGAAAGTCGGCGTGTATATCTTCGCCCGCGCGATTTTGTCCGCCGTTGAGGTGCCACATGTTATCGGTGTGGTTGGCGTCATCATGGCGACGATCACGCTGGTGTACGGCTTCCTGATGTATCTGCCGCAAAAAGACATGAAGCGACTGCTGGCGTACTCCACTATCACCCAGCTGGCTTACATTTTCCTGGCGCTGTCGCTGTCCATCTTCGGTTCGCGCATGGCCTTTGACGCCGGTATGGCCTACATCTTCAACCATGCTTACGCCAAGAGCCTGTTCTTCCTGGTGGCTGGTGCGCTCAGCTACAGCTGTGGTACCCGCATGCTGCCGCAGTTACGCGGCATGATGGCCCGCCTGCCACTGCTGGGTATCGGCTTTTGTGTCGCGGCGCTGGCGATCACCGGCGTTCCCCCGTTCAACGGCTTTTTCAGCAAGTTTCCGCTGTTTGCCGCCGGGTTTGCGCTTTCCAACGACATCTGGTGGTTACTGCCGTTGATGATAGTCGTACTGGTGGAGTCGGTCGCCAGCTTTGCCTGGTTCCTCTACTGGTTTGGTCGCACGGTGCCGGGCGAGCCCTCCGAGGAAGTGGCATCCGCAACGCCAGTGCCGATGTCGATGAACCTGGTGCTGCTGGTGCTGATAGTGATGTCGCTGTGCTCCAGCGTTATCGCCGCACTCTGGCTGAAATAA
- the hyfE gene encoding hydrogenase 4 membrane subunit → MTGSLLVNNLAGLLIITSLLVIAARKPTVSAALYALQSLVLVLIFISLGGLLGSHELYLWSLTAFITKVVMVPAIMSFAFCRLADPKADGGVIGTATLILIATLIVLLSYFAVSPVKLPMVNDLKPVLAVSLGHFLIGLLCIVSQRNILKQVFGYCLMENGAHLTLALLAYRAPELVEIGIATDAIFAVIVMALMARKIHRTLHTLDVQQLTALKG, encoded by the coding sequence ATGACTGGATCACTTCTCGTCAATAATCTGGCAGGTTTGCTGATCATCACCTCGTTGCTGGTGATCGCGGCCAGAAAACCTACGGTGTCCGCCGCGCTGTATGCATTACAGTCGCTGGTGCTGGTGCTTATCTTTATCTCGCTGGGTGGACTACTCGGCTCGCATGAGCTGTATCTGTGGTCACTGACCGCCTTTATCACCAAGGTGGTGATGGTCCCCGCCATTATGAGCTTTGCTTTCTGCCGACTGGCCGACCCGAAAGCCGATGGCGGTGTGATTGGCACCGCCACATTGATACTGATCGCCACCTTGATTGTGCTACTGAGCTACTTTGCCGTCTCACCGGTGAAACTGCCGATGGTCAATGACCTCAAGCCGGTGCTGGCGGTCTCACTCGGCCACTTCCTGATTGGCCTGCTGTGCATCGTCAGCCAGCGCAACATCCTCAAACAGGTGTTTGGTTACTGCTTAATGGAGAACGGCGCTCACCTGACGCTGGCGCTGCTGGCTTACCGCGCGCCTGAACTGGTGGAAATCGGCATCGCGACCGACGCTATCTTCGCTGTTATCGTGATGGCGCTGATGGCACGCAAAATCCACCGCACGCTGCACACGCTGGATGTTCAGCAACTGACTGCGTTGAAAGGATGA
- a CDS encoding hydrogenase 4 subunit F has protein sequence MTTLDLFSLLLGVPFVVALLAFACRFTGAAARSLVSLIHLAGISALLLVALLVVWTVYQQGELLAAHRWLHLDSLSALFLAILGVIGFLTGLYSMGYMRHEVDSGEVSVTTLCHYYGFFHLFLFTMLLVITSNNLILMWAAIEATTLSSAFLVGLYGQRSSLEAAWKYIIICTVGVAFGLYGTVLVYANAANVMAEPGNAIFWTEVLKHAGELDSTLMHLAFIFILIGFGTKTGLFPMHAWLPDAHSEAPSPTSALLSAVLLNCALLVIVRYTILISAAIGPEFPQRLLLVFGLLSVAVAAFLILVQRDMKRLLAYSSVENMGLIAVALGIGGPLGILAALLHTLNHSLAKTLLFCGSGNVLLKYGTRDMDAVKGILRVAPITGALLAGGALALGGMPPFNVFLSEFMTVTAGIHAGHLPLVLVLLVLLTVVLAGLVRMIATSVLGSKPEAVSKGELGWLTTAPMLILLVLMLVMGTRIPQPVTHLLERATAIVLNGNALNGNQAGEQGQPSMGWPALSARTPDTAPASSLTPSRQEMYRD, from the coding sequence ATGACGACTTTGGATCTTTTTTCCCTGCTGCTGGGTGTGCCGTTTGTCGTCGCCCTGCTGGCGTTCGCCTGCCGCTTTACTGGCGCGGCAGCACGCTCGCTAGTGAGCCTGATTCATCTGGCAGGCATCAGCGCCCTGCTGCTGGTGGCATTACTGGTAGTCTGGACTGTCTACCAGCAAGGTGAATTGCTGGCAGCACATCGCTGGCTGCACCTCGACAGCCTGAGTGCGCTATTCCTGGCGATTCTTGGCGTCATCGGCTTTCTTACCGGCCTCTACTCAATGGGGTACATGCGCCACGAAGTCGACAGCGGCGAAGTCAGCGTTACCACGCTGTGCCACTACTACGGCTTCTTCCATCTGTTCCTGTTCACCATGTTGCTGGTGATCACCAGTAATAACCTGATCCTGATGTGGGCGGCGATTGAAGCCACTACCTTGAGTTCAGCGTTTCTGGTGGGGCTGTACGGTCAGCGTTCCTCGCTGGAAGCGGCCTGGAAATACATCATTATTTGTACCGTCGGCGTTGCGTTCGGTCTGTACGGTACAGTTCTGGTGTATGCCAACGCCGCCAACGTGATGGCAGAACCGGGCAATGCCATTTTCTGGACGGAAGTACTCAAGCACGCCGGTGAGCTGGACAGCACGCTGATGCATCTGGCATTTATCTTTATTCTGATCGGGTTCGGTACCAAGACCGGCCTGTTCCCGATGCATGCCTGGTTACCGGATGCCCACAGTGAAGCGCCAAGCCCGACCAGTGCCCTGCTCTCTGCGGTACTGCTCAACTGCGCACTGTTGGTTATCGTGCGCTACACCATCCTGATCAGTGCGGCCATCGGCCCGGAATTCCCGCAACGGCTGTTGCTGGTCTTCGGTCTGCTGTCGGTAGCTGTCGCGGCGTTCCTGATTCTGGTGCAGCGCGACATGAAACGTCTGCTGGCCTATTCCAGTGTGGAAAACATGGGATTGATCGCCGTCGCCCTCGGCATCGGTGGCCCGCTCGGCATTCTGGCAGCACTGCTGCATACCCTGAATCACAGTCTGGCGAAAACCCTGCTGTTCTGCGGTTCCGGTAACGTACTGCTGAAATACGGCACCCGCGATATGGATGCGGTGAAAGGCATCCTGCGTGTTGCGCCGATTACCGGCGCACTGTTGGCTGGTGGCGCACTGGCGCTTGGCGGCATGCCGCCATTCAACGTGTTCCTGAGTGAATTTATGACGGTAACCGCCGGTATCCATGCAGGCCATTTACCGTTGGTGCTGGTGTTACTGGTGCTATTGACCGTGGTGCTCGCCGGGCTGGTGCGCATGATCGCCACCAGTGTGCTGGGTAGCAAGCCGGAAGCGGTCAGTAAAGGCGAGCTGGGCTGGCTCACCACCGCGCCGATGCTGATCCTGCTGGTATTAATGCTGGTGATGGGTACCCGCATTCCGCAGCCGGTTACCCATTTACTTGAGCGCGCTACGGCCATTGTGTTGAACGGTAATGCGTTGAACGGCAATCAAGCCGGTGAACAGGGACAACCCAGCATGGGCTGGCCCGCGCTGAGCGCACGCACACCAGATACCGCACCTGCTTCATCGTTAACCCCTTCCCGTCAGGAGATGTACCGTGATTAA
- a CDS encoding NADH-quinone oxidoreductase subunit C, whose translation MINSSNATNAENLGANYVAHVRQQFPTAILEEERQTANQLTITVKLHQLPEVVEYLYYQHGGWLSVLFGNDERTLNGHFAIYYVLSMEQGEKCWVVVKALVNPTVPEFPSVTPRVPAAVWGEREVRDMYGLIPVGLPDERRLVLPDDWPDELYPLRKDAMDYRQRPAPTRDDESYTFINEATGDSRVVPIGPMHITSDEPGHFRLFVDGEQIIDADYRLFYVHRGMEKLAETRMGYNEVTFLSDRVCGICGFTHSVAYTSSIENALGVIVPARAHTIRSILLEVERLHSHLLNIGLSSHFVGFDTGFMQFFRVREKSMQIAEMLTGARKTYGLNLIGGIRRDILKEDRLKTIKLIREMREEVTQLTDMLLGTANMTQRTQGIGVLDRQIARDYSPVGPMIRASGFQRDVRVDHPFSGYLDLPMELHHLDGGDVYSRVLVRVREVFTSLAMIEFGLDNMPEGPILNEHINYQPHKFALGFTEAPRGEDIHWSMTGDNQKLFRWRCRAATYANWPVLRFMLRGNTISDAPLIIGSLDPCYSCTDRVTLVDVRKKKITTVPYKEIERYGLERTRSPLK comes from the coding sequence GTGATTAATTCATCCAACGCGACCAACGCTGAAAATCTGGGCGCGAATTATGTCGCTCATGTCAGACAGCAATTCCCGACGGCGATTCTGGAAGAAGAACGGCAAACCGCCAACCAATTGACGATCACCGTCAAACTGCATCAGTTGCCGGAAGTCGTCGAATACCTTTACTACCAGCACGGCGGTTGGTTGTCCGTCTTGTTTGGTAACGACGAACGCACCCTCAACGGCCATTTCGCCATCTACTATGTGCTGTCGATGGAACAGGGTGAGAAGTGCTGGGTGGTAGTGAAAGCGCTGGTTAACCCGACCGTGCCGGAATTCCCCTCGGTGACACCGCGTGTGCCTGCCGCCGTGTGGGGCGAGCGTGAAGTGCGTGATATGTACGGGCTGATTCCGGTCGGCCTGCCGGATGAGCGCCGACTGGTGCTGCCGGATGACTGGCCGGACGAACTCTACCCGCTGCGTAAAGACGCCATGGATTACCGCCAGCGCCCGGCCCCTACTCGTGATGACGAATCCTACACCTTTATTAATGAAGCCACCGGCGACAGCCGTGTCGTGCCTATCGGCCCCATGCATATCACGTCCGATGAACCGGGGCATTTCCGGTTGTTCGTCGACGGTGAGCAAATCATTGATGCAGATTACCGCCTGTTCTACGTGCATCGCGGTATGGAAAAGCTGGCGGAAACCCGCATGGGTTACAACGAAGTCACGTTCCTGTCCGACCGGGTGTGCGGCATCTGTGGTTTCACCCACAGCGTGGCCTATACCTCGTCTATCGAGAATGCGTTAGGTGTGATAGTACCCGCCCGCGCCCACACGATCCGCAGCATTCTGCTGGAGGTGGAGCGTCTGCACAGTCACCTGCTGAACATCGGGCTGTCCAGCCACTTTGTAGGTTTCGACACCGGCTTCATGCAGTTCTTCCGGGTGCGTGAGAAATCTATGCAAATCGCCGAAATGCTGACCGGGGCGCGTAAAACCTACGGCCTGAATCTGATTGGCGGTATTCGCCGCGACATCCTGAAAGAAGACCGGCTGAAAACCATCAAACTGATTCGTGAAATGCGCGAAGAAGTTACACAACTGACGGACATGCTGCTGGGCACTGCCAACATGACGCAACGTACCCAGGGTATCGGCGTGCTGGACCGTCAGATCGCGCGTGACTACAGCCCGGTAGGCCCGATGATTCGCGCCAGCGGCTTCCAGCGCGATGTGCGTGTCGACCATCCGTTCTCCGGCTATCTGGACCTGCCGATGGAACTGCATCACCTGGACGGTGGCGACGTCTACTCCCGTGTACTGGTGCGAGTACGCGAAGTGTTCACCTCGCTGGCGATGATTGAATTCGGGCTGGACAACATGCCGGAAGGGCCAATCCTCAACGAGCACATCAACTATCAACCGCATAAGTTTGCGCTGGGCTTTACCGAAGCGCCGCGCGGTGAAGACATCCACTGGAGTATGACCGGCGATAACCAGAAGCTGTTCCGCTGGCGCTGCCGTGCCGCCACCTATGCCAACTGGCCGGTGCTGCGCTTTATGCTACGCGGCAACACCATTTCGGATGCGCCGCTGATCATCGGCAGCCTTGACCCCTGCTACTCCTGTACCGACCGAGTCACACTGGTGGACGTCCGTAAAAAGAAAATCACCACCGTGCCGTATAAAGAGATCGAACGCTACGGGCTGGAACGTACCCGCTCGCCGCTGAAATGA
- the hyfH gene encoding hydrogenase 4 subunit H — protein MIKLFKTILKAGNSTVKYPFAPLAVPTGFRGKPEYDPEQCIGCAACTMACPANALTMANDLDNGTRTWQLFLGRCIFCGRCEEVCPTRAIVLSQEFEMAVANKADLYQRATFRLLNCHVCQQPFAPQKEVEYAMALLAHAGVPENEVEARRHQFETCPDCKRKQNMNHQGNVQLSQHLSAPSTHKGNAQ, from the coding sequence ATGATTAAATTGTTTAAAACCATCCTCAAGGCAGGCAACAGTACGGTGAAATACCCGTTCGCGCCGCTGGCGGTACCCACCGGATTTCGCGGCAAACCGGAGTATGACCCGGAGCAGTGTATCGGTTGTGCTGCTTGTACCATGGCCTGCCCGGCGAATGCCCTGACGATGGCCAACGATCTGGACAACGGCACCCGTACCTGGCAACTGTTCCTCGGCCGCTGCATATTCTGCGGCCGTTGTGAAGAAGTGTGCCCGACCCGCGCCATCGTGTTGTCGCAAGAGTTTGAAATGGCGGTCGCCAACAAGGCCGACCTGTATCAGCGTGCCACCTTCCGTCTACTAAACTGCCATGTTTGCCAACAGCCGTTCGCCCCGCAAAAAGAAGTGGAGTACGCCATGGCGCTGCTGGCACACGCAGGGGTACCGGAAAATGAGGTGGAAGCACGCCGCCACCAGTTTGAAACCTGTCCGGACTGCAAACGCAAACAGAACATGAACCATCAGGGCAACGTGCAGCTCAGCCAGCACCTGTCCGCCCCGTCCACTCACAAGGGGAATGCACAATGA
- a CDS encoding NADH-quinone oxidoreductase subunit B family protein, which produces MSMLPNGVDHYQTTPITLDEHAQQLKKTLLKDIKRSAYVYRVDCGGCNGCEIEIFSAITPLFDAERFGIKVVASPRHADILLFTGAVTRAMRTPALRAYESAPDPKICISYGACGCGGGIFHDLYCVWGGSDKIVPIDVYIPGCPPTPAATIYGFAVALGLLEQKLHGSDHQQGDNEKAALIHPALPLDLRVQVEREARLMAGYRQGREISDRFLGLLENQPLEGFEQRVTGWLDQHNDPRLNEIAGRLLRIYHAMLNGEIL; this is translated from the coding sequence ATGAGTATGCTGCCCAATGGGGTCGACCATTACCAGACCACTCCAATTACGCTGGACGAACACGCTCAGCAGTTGAAAAAAACGCTGCTGAAAGATATTAAGCGTTCCGCCTACGTTTACCGTGTGGACTGCGGCGGCTGCAACGGTTGCGAGATAGAAATTTTCTCTGCCATTACGCCGCTGTTCGACGCCGAACGTTTCGGTATCAAGGTGGTGGCGTCACCACGCCATGCCGATATTCTGCTGTTCACCGGTGCGGTCACCCGCGCGATGCGCACACCGGCGTTACGTGCCTATGAGTCCGCGCCGGACCCGAAAATCTGTATTTCGTACGGTGCCTGCGGTTGCGGCGGCGGCATCTTCCACGACTTGTACTGTGTATGGGGTGGCAGCGACAAAATTGTGCCGATCGATGTGTATATCCCCGGCTGCCCGCCGACGCCTGCCGCAACGATTTACGGTTTTGCGGTCGCACTGGGGCTGCTGGAGCAAAAACTGCACGGCAGCGACCACCAGCAGGGCGACAATGAGAAAGCCGCACTGATTCATCCGGCACTGCCGCTGGATTTACGCGTGCAGGTAGAACGGGAAGCCCGTCTGATGGCGGGGTACCGTCAGGGGCGGGAAATCAGCGATCGTTTCCTTGGCCTGCTGGAAAACCAGCCGCTGGAAGGGTTTGAGCAGCGCGTTACCGGCTGGCTTGATCAGCACAACGACCCACGGCTGAACGAAATCGCTGGCCGGTTGCTGCGCATCTACCATGCCATGTTAAATGGGGAGATCCTGTGA
- a CDS encoding formate hydrogenlyase maturation HycH family protein — translation MSSVRFYALNRKFLDSRDKIPEQAQQVMYYSLAIGHHVGVIDCLKQVLQCPLADFEGWVGQLSDDEARRKMLGLLRFGEITIDHTHTALLGGAFSALAQHDSHPEWTATLMEYLAAMQREPALYLMVKRIDD, via the coding sequence ATGAGCAGTGTGCGTTTCTATGCCCTGAACCGCAAATTTCTCGACAGCCGCGACAAAATACCGGAACAGGCGCAACAGGTGATGTACTACTCGCTGGCGATTGGTCATCACGTTGGCGTCATCGACTGCCTGAAGCAGGTATTGCAGTGCCCGCTGGCGGACTTCGAAGGTTGGGTCGGCCAGTTGAGCGATGACGAAGCCCGCCGCAAAATGCTCGGCCTGTTACGCTTTGGTGAGATAACCATCGACCATACCCACACCGCCCTGCTGGGCGGTGCTTTCAGCGCGTTGGCTCAACACGACAGTCACCCGGAATGGACCGCGACATTGATGGAGTATCTCGCCGCGATGCAACGGGAACCAGCTCTTTATCTGATGGTGAAACGTATCGATGACTGA
- the hycI gene encoding hydrogenase maturation peptidase HycI, whose translation MTEHLHNEAPLYIENIVLAVGNTLMGDDGAGPLLAERMNQHPVAGWSVIDGGAIPENAAHTLRELKPRRLLVVDATDMGLAPGEIRIVDPDRIAEDMLMNTHSLPLNYLIDSLKEDIPEVIFVGIQPALVAFYFPISPEVTRAVEQLYQRLEGWEGNGGFEVLSAH comes from the coding sequence ATGACTGAACATCTGCACAATGAAGCGCCACTGTATATCGAAAATATCGTGCTGGCGGTCGGCAATACCCTGATGGGGGATGATGGCGCAGGCCCGCTGTTGGCAGAGCGGATGAACCAGCATCCGGTGGCGGGCTGGTCAGTCATCGACGGCGGAGCCATTCCGGAAAATGCGGCACACACACTGCGGGAACTCAAACCCCGTCGCCTGCTGGTGGTGGATGCCACCGATATGGGGCTGGCACCAGGTGAAATCCGTATCGTCGACCCGGACCGCATCGCCGAAGACATGCTGATGAATACCCACAGCCTGCCGCTGAACTATCTGATCGATAGCCTGAAGGAAGATATTCCCGAAGTGATTTTCGTCGGTATTCAACCAGCACTGGTGGCGTTTTATTTCCCGATTAGTCCGGAAGTCACCCGAGCGGTGGAACAGCTATACCAACGCCTTGAAGGCTGGGAAGGGAACGGCGGGTTTGAGGTGCTGAGCGCACACTGA
- a CDS encoding membrane lipoprotein lipid attachment site-containing protein, whose protein sequence is MKVKMVFAIFAALMLAGCSSWVSGNKMLADKTLTDQQIKAKITDNKTTISQVNELFGDKKEEGRSSISKSFPNGVYNIATYRGHLNDLGGTYAHRKLVVAYNKDGLVINHDIFVDNFREKNKFEKDPLNIRIDAFNTLNKGDSESSVLNLLGQPRLKTFADDGNVLWVYSKTAISRDASSYIPLYNYAKGTESGVSDRLYVELNGGKVENVYLPSVSITQGRGAVNAEEYNEKMLNLKKKYE, encoded by the coding sequence ATGAAAGTTAAGATGGTATTTGCAATTTTTGCTGCACTTATGTTGGCTGGATGCTCTTCATGGGTGTCTGGGAATAAAATGTTGGCGGATAAAACATTAACGGATCAACAAATAAAAGCCAAGATTACTGATAATAAAACAACTATTTCGCAGGTTAATGAATTATTTGGTGATAAGAAGGAAGAGGGGAGGAGTTCTATTTCAAAGTCATTTCCTAACGGAGTTTATAATATCGCCACGTATAGAGGACATCTCAATGATTTAGGTGGCACATATGCTCATCGTAAATTGGTTGTGGCATATAATAAAGATGGTCTCGTGATAAATCATGATATTTTTGTTGATAATTTCAGAGAGAAAAATAAATTTGAAAAGGATCCTTTAAATATTAGGATTGATGCCTTTAATACTCTAAATAAAGGGGATTCCGAGTCATCCGTACTAAATTTATTAGGACAGCCCAGGCTGAAAACTTTCGCTGATGATGGCAATGTTTTGTGGGTATACAGCAAGACCGCTATCTCTAGAGATGCATCATCGTACATTCCATTGTATAACTATGCTAAGGGTACGGAATCAGGTGTTTCGGATAGATTATATGTCGAGTTAAACGGTGGAAAAGTCGAGAATGTATATTTGCCTTCAGTTTCTATTACTCAAGGTAGAGGTGCGGTGAATGCTGAAGAGTATAATGAAAAAATGTTAAATCTCAAAAAGAAGTATGAGTGA
- a CDS encoding ABC transporter substrate-binding protein yields MLKKLMFITGLISTTLAAQAETLTVISFGGLNKEAQQKAFYTPFQQAGLGTVEAGEYNGEMAKIRAMVQTGQVGWDVVEVESPELVRGCSEGLFETLDWKKLGNADDFVKGSVSECGAGIFLWSTVMTYNSDKLKNGPKSWADFWDIHTYPGKRALRKSAKFTLEIALLADGVKRDEVYQVLATPAGVDRAFKKLDQIKSSIQWWESGAQPLQWLVAGDVVMTSAYNGRVTAARKEGHDFRIVWQDSLYDLDSWAIVKGSQHRAIAEQFIAFASQPEHQKVFAETIPYGPTNKHTMDTLSPTIAADIPTNQQNLAQAVGIDTAFWIEHGEELEQRFNAWADK; encoded by the coding sequence ATGCTGAAAAAACTGATGTTCATTACCGGCCTGATAAGCACTACCTTGGCTGCTCAGGCAGAAACACTCACTGTCATCTCATTCGGCGGTCTGAATAAAGAGGCCCAGCAAAAAGCCTTTTACACACCGTTCCAGCAGGCAGGATTAGGTACGGTAGAGGCGGGAGAATACAACGGAGAAATGGCGAAAATCCGCGCCATGGTACAGACCGGCCAGGTCGGTTGGGATGTGGTGGAAGTGGAAAGCCCGGAGTTGGTGCGCGGGTGCAGTGAAGGATTGTTTGAGACGCTGGACTGGAAAAAGCTCGGTAATGCAGACGACTTTGTCAAAGGCTCGGTATCCGAATGCGGTGCCGGGATTTTCCTGTGGTCAACGGTGATGACCTATAACAGTGACAAGCTGAAAAACGGGCCAAAAAGCTGGGCCGATTTCTGGGATATCCACACCTACCCCGGTAAACGGGCGCTGCGTAAAAGCGCTAAGTTCACGCTGGAGATTGCCCTGCTGGCGGACGGCGTAAAACGGGACGAGGTCTATCAGGTGCTGGCAACGCCAGCTGGCGTGGACCGTGCGTTTAAAAAACTCGACCAGATAAAATCGTCGATCCAGTGGTGGGAGTCTGGAGCACAACCCTTGCAGTGGCTGGTGGCCGGCGATGTCGTCATGACATCGGCGTATAACGGGCGGGTGACCGCCGCACGTAAAGAAGGCCATGATTTCCGTATCGTATGGCAGGACAGCCTGTATGACCTCGATAGCTGGGCCATCGTCAAAGGCAGTCAACATCGCGCCATCGCCGAGCAGTTCATCGCCTTTGCCAGTCAGCCGGAGCATCAAAAGGTCTTTGCCGAAACCATCCCTTACGGCCCAACCAATAAACATACGATGGATACGCTGTCGCCGACGATCGCCGCCGATATCCCTACCAACCAACAAAACCTGGCACAAGCCGTGGGCATTGATACCGCCTTCTGGATCGAGCACGGCGAAGAGCTGGAGCAACGCTTCAACGCCTGGGCCGATAAATAA